From Sporolactobacillus pectinivorans:
TTTTGTTTCGATACGGGGAGAAGGAACGACGAGCCGAAAGACACTGGTCAGTCTGACGAAGAAAATACGGCGAATGGATCCAGTGATCTTTTATCAGTCTGGAAATGAATATTTTGCCGGCAGGCGTTTTTACTGGCAGAGCCAATCAGGCAATTTTTTGATGGCCGGGCTGGGAATTACAGAAAAGATCAAGGTAGATGGGGAATCTGCCCGTATGCAGCAAGTCAGGGACAGATGGTCGGAGCTCACGAAAACAGCTGTCAGAACCGGTGTTATCGATCAGGAAGGAACAGGTCCCGCGTTGTTCGGGGGTTTTTCGTTTGATCCAGAAAAAGAATCCGATGATCTTTGGCAAAACTTTGGCAGTGGCGTGTTCTATCTGCCCGCTTTTTTGCTGACGGTTTCCGGAGGACAGACTTATCTGACCATCAATCAGTATGCCCTTCCCGGAGAGAGTTTAGAGACAACTGTCAATCAGATGGAAGAACAGGCAGATGAAATTTTGAGCGGATACCGTCCGGATGAACATACATCTTCCGAAGCGGAGTGGCTGGAGCTGGAGAAACAGGATCCGAAAAAATGGATAAAATTAGTTAATCTAACCGTAGAAAAATTAAATGCCGGCAAACTGGATAAAGCCGTTTTATCAAGGACATTAAAACTCATTTCAGATCGCCATACGGAGATTGGGGCGGTCTTGCGCAGGCTTCAAAAGCAACAAGAAGGGAATTTTATTTTTAGCCTGGAAGCGGGAAATGACTGCTTTATCGGTGCCAGTCCGGAACTTTTGGCTAGGAAAGAGAACAAAAAACTTTTTTCTTCGTGTCTTGCGGGCTCAATCGAACGTGGCAGGGACTGGGAAGAGGATGAAAAGCTGGGCAATGAGTTGCTACGTGACCGGAAAAACCTGCTAGAGCATCGCTATGTCGTCTCAACCGTGAAAAGCGCACTGCAAGTGATCTGCGAAAATCTAAATATACCTGACCAACCGGTTTTGATGAAAAACAAGCATATCCAGCATTTGTATACGCCTGTTGAAGGAACCTGCGCAGATGGAATCACGCTCTTTGATATTGTGGCCAGGCTTCACCCGACACCTGCTCTTGGCGGCTTTCCAAGAGATGAAGCTATAAAATGGATTCGGGAAAATGAATGCTTTAATCGCGGCTTATATGCTTCGCCGATTGGCTGGGTTGATTCGGACGGAAATGGCGAATTTGCCGTAGGGATCCGTTCCGCTCTCGTCTCCGACCAAGAAGCCACACTTTTTGCCGGATGCGGAATTGTTAAAGATTCTGTTGCTGAGAAAGAATACGAAGAAACAGCGATCAAATTTCGACCGATGCTGGATGGACTGGGGGGTTCAGGTCATGGATCACGGTGAAGTGCTTTCAGCTTATTTATCAGCCTTTATCGATGAACTGGTGAAAAATGGGGTCACGGATGTTGTTCTGAGTCCCGGATCACGATCCACGCCGCTTGCTTTGCTCCTTGCTGATAGGCCGGAGATAAAAATTTTTCTGGATATCGATGAACGTTCGGCCGGATTTATGGCGCTAGGCATCGCAAAAGCGAAAAAAAATCCGGTCGCTCTGCTATGCACTTCGGGGACGGCTGCTGCCAACTACTTTCCCGCAGTCGTCGAAGCGTTTTATAGCAGGGTTCCGCTCATCGTACTGACTGCCGACCGGCCTTATGAATTGCAGGATGTCGGTGCTCCGCAAACGATTAATCAAGCAGAAATGTATGGCAGTCATGTGAAAAGGTTTGCCGAAATCGAAATTCCGGAACATGATTTTGGCCTGATCGACCATATTCGGATGATTTGCACGCGGTTCATTGCAGCTGCGACCTGCTCTCCGTGCGGGCCTGTACACCTCAATTTCCCGCTTCGTGAGCCGCTGGTACCGGACATGGAATTCCTTTCGCGCGGCAGTCGTGGGGAGCAGAGATCCGTATCAATCAGATCCGGACGAGTTACTTTGGCAGAATCAGAAATCGATCAAATTGCAGAAACGATTCAACGCAAACGAAAAGGTGTGATCATTTGCGGTGCGGTCGATTCAGAAGGATTTGAGGAGCAGGTCATTGTCCTAGCCGACAAGCTTGGTTTTCCGATCCTTGCTGATCCTTTGTCACAATTGCGCCGCGGATCTCATCCGTCTCGCAGTATCATAGAGAGCTATGATGCTTTTTTGCGTGATGGACAAGCCGCTGCTTTTTTAAAAGCTGATCTTGTGATCCGATTCGGCGCAATACCCGTGTCAAAAGCGCTGAAAGTATGGATTGAAAAACAGGAAGCCGTGCAGCTTGTCGTTGACGGCGGCTGCGGGTGGCGAGATCCTGCAGGAGTAGCAACAGGAATGGTTTATTGTGATGAAACATGGTTTTGCAAAATGATTGTCTCTAGTCTGCCGAAGCCACCCGATCAGAACTGGATCACTCTGTGGTATCGTGTGAATCAGGAGGTAAAAGATATTTTGTCAGGTATATACGATGAGAAAGCTCTGAGTGAGGAAAAGTTATTCGCCAAGCTGAACCAATTGCTTCCGGATCAATGCAGTTTGTTTGTCGGCAACAGTATGCCTGTCAGAGAGCTTGACACATTTCTATTCACGGACAAACCTGATGTTGCGATTTTTGCCAATCGTGGAGCAAGCGGGATCGACGGCATTGTATCAACGGCTGTCGGCGTCAGCCTTGTCAGAGAAAATACAGTACTGGTCATAGGTGACCTGAGTTTTTTTCATGATATGAATGGGCTGCTGGCTGCAAAACAGCACCATGCGAACCTGACAATTATATTGATTAATAATGATGGTGGCGGTATTTTTTCTTTTCTGCCCCAGGCTTCAGAGAAGAGATATTTTGAAGCACTGTTTGGCACACCCCATGGACTGGATTTTTCCAACACCGCGCATTTATACGATGCGGACTACTCAAAAGTAGGTAATTGGAACGAGTTTGATCATGCTTTGCTCGGTTCTTTTCAAAAAAAAGGTTTGAAGATCATCGAGGTTCCGACAGACCGTGATGAAAATGTTCACATCCGAAAACGGTTGTTTCATCAAATCAGCAAGAAAATATCGGCGATCGCTGATGGTCAAAGTTCATGAATCTAATGATCCGCGGCGTTTCTTATCATATTGAAATGAAAGGCCAGGGCCAGCCGCTGCTGCTGCTTCACGGCTTTACCGGCAGCCTGAACACATGGCAGTTTTTCGAATCAACATGCTCTGATCACTTTAAATTAGTCATGATTGATATAATTGGCCATGGCGAGACAGATTGTCCAGCAGATCCGCAAAGGTATACGATGAGTGAAGTGGGAAAGGATATTGCCGTACTGCTGGATCAATTTCATTTGGATCGGGTACATGTACTGGGCTATTCGATGGGTGGCAGACTAGCACTCAGCTTCGCCTCACTTTTTCCGGAACGGGTGCGGAGCTTGATTCTAGAAAGTGTTTCTCCCGGTCTGCGGACAGCAGCGGAAAGAAAAGCTCGCAGAATCCACGACCAAGATCTGGCGGAGTCTATAATGAAAGACGGCGTCTTATCATTTGTGGATTCGTGGGAGAATATTCCACTGTTTGACACTCAAAAAGGATTGCCACAATCCATACAAGATAACGTCAGGAAAGAACGTCTTTCTAACAGAAAAGAAGGTCTGTCTTGCAGCCTTCTGGGTATGGGAACCGGATCGCAGCCGCCGTTGTGGGGCCGTCTTCATGAGTTGTCTTTTCCCGTTTTACTAATTACGGGACAGATGGACCCAAAATTCTCAAGTATTGCCTCCGAGATGAAGCAACTGCTGAGAAACGCGGAATTTAAGAGTGTTCCCGAAGCCGGTCATAATGTTCATTTGGAAAAAGCGAGTATATTTTCAGACATTGTTGGAAGATTTTTGTTTGAAAAAGCTAAACGGCATGAC
This genomic window contains:
- a CDS encoding isochorismate synthase, with the translated sequence MDGIVNGYSDPFVSIRGEGTTSRKTLVSLTKKIRRMDPVIFYQSGNEYFAGRRFYWQSQSGNFLMAGLGITEKIKVDGESARMQQVRDRWSELTKTAVRTGVIDQEGTGPALFGGFSFDPEKESDDLWQNFGSGVFYLPAFLLTVSGGQTYLTINQYALPGESLETTVNQMEEQADEILSGYRPDEHTSSEAEWLELEKQDPKKWIKLVNLTVEKLNAGKLDKAVLSRTLKLISDRHTEIGAVLRRLQKQQEGNFIFSLEAGNDCFIGASPELLARKENKKLFSSCLAGSIERGRDWEEDEKLGNELLRDRKNLLEHRYVVSTVKSALQVICENLNIPDQPVLMKNKHIQHLYTPVEGTCADGITLFDIVARLHPTPALGGFPRDEAIKWIRENECFNRGLYASPIGWVDSDGNGEFAVGIRSALVSDQEATLFAGCGIVKDSVAEKEYEETAIKFRPMLDGLGGSGHGSR
- the menD gene encoding 2-succinyl-5-enolpyruvyl-6-hydroxy-3-cyclohexene-1-carboxylic-acid synthase codes for the protein MDHGEVLSAYLSAFIDELVKNGVTDVVLSPGSRSTPLALLLADRPEIKIFLDIDERSAGFMALGIAKAKKNPVALLCTSGTAAANYFPAVVEAFYSRVPLIVLTADRPYELQDVGAPQTINQAEMYGSHVKRFAEIEIPEHDFGLIDHIRMICTRFIAAATCSPCGPVHLNFPLREPLVPDMEFLSRGSRGEQRSVSIRSGRVTLAESEIDQIAETIQRKRKGVIICGAVDSEGFEEQVIVLADKLGFPILADPLSQLRRGSHPSRSIIESYDAFLRDGQAAAFLKADLVIRFGAIPVSKALKVWIEKQEAVQLVVDGGCGWRDPAGVATGMVYCDETWFCKMIVSSLPKPPDQNWITLWYRVNQEVKDILSGIYDEKALSEEKLFAKLNQLLPDQCSLFVGNSMPVRELDTFLFTDKPDVAIFANRGASGIDGIVSTAVGVSLVRENTVLVIGDLSFFHDMNGLLAAKQHHANLTIILINNDGGGIFSFLPQASEKRYFEALFGTPHGLDFSNTAHLYDADYSKVGNWNEFDHALLGSFQKKGLKIIEVPTDRDENVHIRKRLFHQISKKISAIADGQSS
- the menH gene encoding 2-succinyl-6-hydroxy-2,4-cyclohexadiene-1-carboxylate synthase, with product MNLMIRGVSYHIEMKGQGQPLLLLHGFTGSLNTWQFFESTCSDHFKLVMIDIIGHGETDCPADPQRYTMSEVGKDIAVLLDQFHLDRVHVLGYSMGGRLALSFASLFPERVRSLILESVSPGLRTAAERKARRIHDQDLAESIMKDGVLSFVDSWENIPLFDTQKGLPQSIQDNVRKERLSNRKEGLSCSLLGMGTGSQPPLWGRLHELSFPVLLITGQMDPKFSSIASEMKQLLRNAEFKSVPEAGHNVHLEKASIFSDIVGRFLFEKAKRHD